The following is a genomic window from Nitrospirota bacterium.
GTTTATCCCCAAGGGACAGCACATAACCGTTTCCCTGGCCCTTCGGGTGAAAGGGCTCCCCGTTGGCGCGCTTGTGCACAAGGTTGTAGGCGGGTACGGCCTCGATCGTGATCCCGAGGACCGCGCGAACTTCGCCGTTCTTCATGACAGTGCCGCCCGGCAGTTTTTCCGCGGCAGTGCCGGTCAGAATGACGGCCATGTCACTGGTCCTGATCGCTTCCAGGGCTGAGAGATCAAGATGGTCCTGGTGCTCATGGGTGATCAGGATCAGGTCTGCCTTCGGCAGTTTCGCGTAGTCGGCGAGCCTGCTGTAAGGGTCGACATACAGAGTCTTTCCGCTGAACCTCATCATGAGCGAGCTATGGCCGATGAAGACAATCTCCAGGTCTCCGGCGGATGTCCGGATCGCATCCTTTTCGAATTGCTCCTGGGCGGCAGCGTCCGCCGCTGACATCACCGCCAGCATCATGGAAAGTGCGAGGTTCATGGAACACCCCCTGGAGAGCACACGACAATGCACTGCAGAAACTGCAGTCGTACCGAACCATCGGTCACGCTCCCCCTTCCTCAGTATAGC
Proteins encoded in this region:
- a CDS encoding MBL fold metallo-hydrolase, whose translation is MNLALSMMLAVMSAADAAAQEQFEKDAIRTSAGDLEIVFIGHSSLMMRFSGKTLYVDPYSRLADYAKLPKADLILITHEHQDHLDLSALEAIRTSDMAVILTGTAAEKLPGGTVMKNGEVRAVLGITIEAVPAYNLVHKRANGEPFHPKGQGNGYVLSLGDKRVYIAGDTENTPEMKALKSIDIAFLPMNLPYTMTPEMVADAAKAFKPHVLYPYHYGDTDTSRIVSLLSDDRGVEVRIRKLK